In one Nocardia tengchongensis genomic region, the following are encoded:
- a CDS encoding SDR family oxidoreductase, whose amino-acid sequence MPGVTDRVIIVTGAGGGLGREYALLLASEGALVVVNDLGGARDGSGSGHNMADAVVEEIRAAGGTAVANYDSVATEEGAKALVQTAIDSFGAVHGIVNNAGILRDMSFVKMTPEAFEAVQRVHLFGSFYVTHAAWPHFREQGFGRVVMATSTSGLYGNFGQANYGAAKMGLVGMMNTLAIEGRKYDITVNAVAPMAATRMTADIASEAMLEKLPPAQVAPIVAHLMGEDCTDSGMVLVVGGGSVQRAQLFANKPVFFSEVPSVDQVRENWTRITDMSDAQPGVNPAG is encoded by the coding sequence ATGCCTGGTGTAACCGATCGCGTCATCATTGTCACCGGAGCCGGTGGCGGCCTGGGCCGCGAGTACGCGCTGCTGCTCGCTAGCGAGGGCGCTCTGGTCGTGGTCAACGACCTCGGCGGCGCGCGCGACGGCTCCGGCTCGGGCCACAATATGGCCGACGCTGTGGTCGAGGAGATCCGCGCGGCCGGCGGCACCGCTGTCGCCAACTACGACAGCGTCGCCACCGAAGAGGGCGCGAAGGCGCTCGTGCAGACCGCGATCGACAGCTTCGGCGCGGTACACGGCATCGTGAACAACGCGGGCATCCTGCGCGACATGAGCTTCGTGAAGATGACCCCCGAGGCGTTCGAGGCCGTGCAGCGCGTGCACCTGTTCGGATCCTTCTATGTCACCCACGCCGCCTGGCCGCACTTCCGCGAGCAGGGTTTCGGCCGCGTCGTGATGGCAACCTCCACCTCGGGTCTGTACGGCAACTTCGGTCAGGCCAACTACGGCGCCGCCAAGATGGGCCTGGTCGGCATGATGAACACCCTCGCGATCGAGGGCCGCAAGTACGACATCACCGTCAATGCGGTCGCGCCCATGGCGGCCACCCGCATGACCGCCGACATCGCCTCGGAGGCCATGCTCGAGAAGCTGCCTCCGGCCCAGGTCGCGCCCATCGTCGCGCACCTGATGGGGGAGGACTGCACCGATTCCGGCATGGTGCTGGTGGTCGGCGGCGGCTCGGTGCAACGCGCCCAGTTGTTCGCGAACAAGCCCGTCTTCTTCAGTGAGGTCCCGAGCGTGGATCAGGTGCGGGAGAATTGGACCCGTATTACTGATATGTCCGACGCTCAGCCCGGGGTGAACCCAGCGGGCTGA
- a CDS encoding TetR/AcrR family transcriptional regulator: MTRASNGTYRGTTTDERREQRRRRLLDAALDIVGTQGLAALTVRGVCELAKVGPRFFYESFTDLDALATELLDEVQNEALDQARTAMTETEGGPEEKLRAGVAALIIGVTDDPRRANIAFAQAYGSELLMRRRFEGMRKVAELLIEQTRVLLDIPEGEDTALTALAQLITGGAAELILVWLDGGLKVERPVLIGILADYVVAMVDRLPGMRSRLPETSAPS; the protein is encoded by the coding sequence GTGACGCGCGCTTCCAACGGGACCTATCGCGGCACCACCACCGACGAGCGCCGCGAGCAGCGCCGGCGGCGGCTGCTGGACGCGGCTCTCGACATCGTCGGCACGCAGGGGCTGGCCGCGCTCACGGTGCGCGGGGTGTGCGAACTGGCCAAGGTGGGGCCGCGATTCTTCTACGAATCCTTCACCGACCTGGACGCGCTGGCCACCGAACTACTCGACGAGGTGCAGAACGAGGCGCTCGACCAGGCGCGCACCGCCATGACCGAGACCGAGGGCGGGCCGGAGGAGAAGCTGCGCGCGGGCGTCGCCGCGCTCATCATCGGCGTCACCGACGATCCGCGGCGCGCCAATATCGCCTTCGCGCAGGCCTACGGCTCCGAACTGCTCATGCGCCGCCGGTTCGAGGGCATGCGCAAGGTGGCCGAGCTGCTCATCGAACAGACCCGTGTCCTGCTCGACATCCCGGAGGGCGAGGACACCGCGCTGACCGCACTGGCGCAGCTGATCACCGGTGGGGCCGCCGAGCTGATCCTGGTGTGGCTGGACGGCGGCCTGAAGGTGGAGCGGCCGGTGCTGATCGGGATTCTCGCGGATTACGTTGTGGCCATGGTGGATCGGCTGCCCGGGATGCGGTCCCGCCTCCCCGAGACTTCAGCGCCCAGCTGA
- a CDS encoding NAD(P)/FAD-dependent oxidoreductase produces MSENAWDALVVGAGAGGLCAAARLSHRGYRTLVAERLDRVGGRASTAELDGFTINTGAVVVELGGITEQTFEEVGAKFEVRPADPPILYRINGRDVDVSSGGWGLLISQLTRHGAQLIGGIGAARAEGELPDRELSTADWVRRYTKNNAVQGIFRNMCGSIFAVGSEELPARVFLTYFTRKSAFKKFGFCPEGTIGIWKALAEVVERNGGEVRLGSEVRRLYVEGDRVTGAQISRDGEISDVACAFAVSDIGPSATMDLIGPEHFPSDYIGSVLQRDLPCAMISVNFASREPLITAPGLLSFARTRRLCYVANFTATCPEMAPEGWHLYVGTGVPKPSVGDFDSEAETALVLQDLREEIPGFEQARILSIAVTRDDWPPQRAVAGYDLPHDTPLANLWNVGDAVKEYANGGITACMETAKIVVEEIVASEVGRRAT; encoded by the coding sequence ATGAGCGAGAACGCGTGGGACGCACTGGTTGTCGGAGCCGGAGCGGGCGGGCTGTGCGCGGCCGCCCGGCTCTCGCACCGGGGCTATCGGACCCTGGTGGCCGAACGTCTCGACCGAGTCGGCGGGCGGGCCTCCACCGCCGAACTCGACGGTTTCACCATCAATACCGGCGCTGTCGTCGTCGAGCTCGGCGGCATCACCGAACAGACCTTCGAGGAGGTCGGGGCGAAATTCGAAGTGCGCCCGGCGGATCCGCCGATTCTCTACCGGATCAACGGCCGCGACGTGGATGTCTCCAGCGGTGGCTGGGGACTGCTCATCTCCCAGCTCACCCGGCACGGGGCCCAATTGATCGGTGGCATCGGGGCCGCCCGCGCCGAGGGCGAATTACCCGATCGGGAACTGTCCACCGCGGACTGGGTGCGCCGGTACACCAAAAATAACGCGGTGCAAGGCATATTCCGCAACATGTGCGGCTCCATCTTCGCGGTCGGCTCCGAGGAGCTGCCCGCGCGGGTGTTCCTCACCTATTTCACCCGCAAGTCCGCGTTCAAGAAGTTCGGCTTCTGTCCCGAGGGCACCATCGGCATCTGGAAGGCCCTCGCCGAAGTCGTGGAACGCAATGGGGGAGAGGTCCGGCTCGGCAGCGAAGTACGGCGGCTGTATGTCGAGGGTGATCGCGTCACCGGCGCGCAGATCAGTCGTGACGGCGAAATCTCCGATGTTGCATGCGCTTTCGCGGTGAGTGATATCGGTCCGTCGGCGACCATGGATCTGATCGGCCCCGAGCACTTTCCGTCCGACTACATCGGCAGTGTGCTCCAGCGGGATCTGCCCTGCGCCATGATCTCGGTCAACTTCGCCAGTCGCGAACCGTTGATCACCGCGCCCGGGCTGCTCAGCTTCGCCCGCACCCGGCGGCTGTGCTACGTCGCCAATTTCACCGCGACCTGTCCGGAGATGGCGCCCGAGGGCTGGCATCTCTACGTCGGCACCGGCGTGCCCAAACCCTCGGTCGGCGACTTCGACTCCGAGGCCGAAACCGCACTGGTCCTGCAGGATCTGCGGGAGGAGATCCCGGGCTTCGAACAGGCCCGCATCCTGTCCATCGCGGTGACCCGCGACGACTGGCCGCCCCAGCGCGCCGTCGCCGGCTACGACCTGCCGCACGACACCCCGCTGGCGAACCTCTGGAATGTCGGCGACGCGGTCAAGGAGTACGCCAACGGCGGCATCACCGCCTGCATGGAGACGGCGAAGATCGTCGTGGAGGAGATAGTGGCCAGCGAGGTTGGTCGTCGCGCAACATGA